From Amaranthus tricolor cultivar Red isolate AtriRed21 chromosome 4, ASM2621246v1, whole genome shotgun sequence:
AACAATCACTAAGAGATTAAGAGTGGCTTCACATGCCAGCATTGTATTTTGTATGAGTTCCATAGCCTACGTATATGACTCAAGGGACTGACATTTGAAAGCTACTTTTACAACAATTTTAGAATTCAAGTGTTTAACTTGTTCGAAAGTTACAAAAATTTAAACGATAGTCTAAGAGGGGCCCTATGACATTACATTCATGCTTGTTTGTGCTATGGTGCTTTATCTTAGTTCACATGAACTACATGTGAAGTGGGCTATAGTTTGTTAGTGTCTCCTTTTAAGCAAACATAATTTGATGCCCAAACCATTTTAAGCAAGAAGCACTTCTTATTGCCAATAATGGTACTACAAATTAAAGTAGAGAAGAGCTATAGTGTAATGATTTTAAGGAATTGTTTGAAttgagtgtatatatataaatggttaataaaatcaaattagaaaaataatgttaattagatagaagattaaagaaatttgattgttaaagAGGTGAAAGCATAAgttaaagtaataaaaaatgaatacaTTGAGAGGTAAATTAGTGTTGATACCTTGCTTATTTATCGACATCAACAAGAGATTTCAACAATTTAACTGTAGCAACCAAacctaagaaaaaaaaaagaattaatctcataattgtaaGGAACAGGAGAGGTCACTATGACTCTCATTAGATCACCAACTCAAGACAATCCTTCAAATATCCAAACAAATCAACCCAAAATATCAAACAACAAGAATATGAAATGTAGATAGCAATATTTCAGTCACAAAGCATCAATAATATGCGGAATAAGATGCAAGCAACACACACAAATTATACGTCGAAAACCCCTTCGATGTGAAGGATAAAAACCACGGGACCTCTTGAGGAGTCAACCCTTAATATTCTCTtattgatgataaaattgagGGTAAAATGAACCCAATGTAGTTCACAACAATCTACAGCCCACCaacaaacaataaacaataagagATTGGAATTAGAGAGCAAGAGAAGTagtaaacacccaaaaacagCACTTCTGTCCAGAGACAACTATGACTAAACTAGAGCTCAAAACAACAATCCAACCGTTCAAAATGATGCTCTTGATGTCAGGAACAAGCTGccaaaatttgagaatgatcCCACGGTGCAATTTCTGGCAACGGACAGATTACTGAAGCCTGCCCTAAAAACTCCGAAAATGAAAAATCTcccttttttttctctattttgtGTGTATTGTTCTTAAAAACTACTCACCCTATCTTGGTCACATGTTTACTCCAAGATAACaccttttaaaagttttagAGGAAGTCACAACTTAAGTCTCTAAATTAGACTTAATTCTAGctagtaaaatataataaaaaatggaCCAACTAAATAGACcaaagtaaaaaatattttactccAATTGGGCTGAATCCATAACAATTAATACCATATAAGAAACCTAAAAGATAACAGAACAATTGAGAAAAGTATAGCCCACgtccaataatataaacttcaTTGCTTATGCtttctttttaatataataacaattaataggtgaattaatataataaaagcaacatttgacaaataatttgaaaagtaTTAATGTGCTTTAAAGATTgtactttgaattttttatattagtcATGTCTATttatttatgggttttgacAAGTCAGAAAGAGGGTGGGTGTGACAAAAAATTAAGGTCCACAATTGCGAGCTATCTTTTGAAAAATTGAACTCGCGGacatattttacattattttaacattgtctttattaattttacattatttttatattacaaaAGTATAAGAAACACCAAGTAGAATAActtgattttaaaaattacatgaTTTGTGTATTTTTTCGGACATATATCATTAGGTAATATGATAAAgccaaaattaaataatttggaCGTACTTGAGAGTTGAGATAGGGTTCAttgttatattaatataatatttaaaattaatttttattttataagtaaGCTTTTATATTGGAGGGGTTAGAGTAgcacgaaaaaagaaaaagaacaaaCTACTACATCAAAACATAGTTGTACCCTCAACTATTGATGGTAATGCCTCCACCCACCAACATAGCAGATCTAAGCGCCATTCAGTATGTATAATTATTACTGTAAGGACACAAGTCATAAGTGGGATGCCCTATTACTAAAAGCATCCAAATGAACATAGGTTTCCTTGCAAGCTTATGTACAACATCATTTTTATCTTGATGATTAACTTGCTCAAACACCATCATTTTTGTCTTGTTTGATCAACTTTACTATTATAGTCACTAATTTGACCAATTTAATTTATCAACTAGTTTAACATGTTGATATTAAACTCACTGTTATGAGCAACTtgttcaaatataatttattcattACAACAAACTAGTTCAACCAACTAATTTACGAAACATTAGTATTAAATGGTTTGACGATTTAATTATCTATTAGGGACTGATATTTAAATTCCAACTTAAAAGTATAGTTGTTAATGGACCGATTATCCAATTATAGGGAcaaagcaaaaattaaaatttggagGCAAAAAAGTCAATACACTAGCTAAAGATTACGGTCAAAGGTTGGATAAACTTGCACAAGAATTATTATAATCTAATGATCTATATTCAAgtaaaaaaatttgtaaattgacCTATACACTAGATAATAATTATTCTCTAACAATCGATACATCGGTTTAATATTATTGTCCAATGAGGATATATTAGTTAAAATGTATTGTCAAAAGACTAGTACACTAGCAAATTAGTTTATAAACACAAGTTTAgagtcaaaattattttttaaaatgaaaattttataattcgagtTTAAAAAAGTCAGAGATgataaaaatacatatatatatatatatatatatatatatatgtatgtatgtatgtatgtatgtatgtatgtatatatatatatatatatatatatatatatatatatatatatgtatgtatatatatgtatatatatatatatatatatatatatatatatatatatatatatatatatatatatatatatatatgtatatatatatatatatatatatatatatatatatatatatatatatatatatatatatgtatatatatatatatgtatatatatatatatatatgtatatatatatatatgtatatatatatatatatatgtatatatatatatatatgtatatatatatatatatatatgtatatatatatatatatgtatatatatatatatatatgtatatatatatatatatgtatatatatatatatatgtatatatatatatatatgtatatatatatatatatgtatatatatatatatatgtatatatatatatatatgtatgtatatatatatatatatgtatatatatatatgtatgtatatatatatatatatatatatatatatatatatatatatatatatatatatatatatatatatataaatatatatatatatatttatatatatgtaaatatatatatatatatatatatatatatatatatatatatatatatatatatatatatatatatatgcatatatatatatatatatacatatatatatatatatatatatatatatatatatatatatatatatatatatgtacatatatatatatatatatatatatatatatatatatatatatatatatatataaatgtacatatatatatatatatatatatatatatatatatatatatatatatatatatatgtatatgtatatatatatatatatatatatatatatatatatatatatatatatatatatatatatatatgtatatgtatatatatatatatgtatatatatatatatatatatatatatatatatatatatagatatatatatatatatatatatatatatatatatatatatatatatttatatatatatatatatatttatatatatatatgtgtgtgtgtgtgtgtgtgtgtgtgtgagtgtgtgtgtgtgtgtgtgtgtgtatatatatatatatatatatatatatatatatacatatatatatatatacatatatatatatatatatatatatatatatatatatatatatgtatatatatatatgtatatatatatatatgtatatatatatatatatgtatatatatatatatatatatatatatatatatatataatatatatatatatatatatatatatatatatatatgtatatatatatctatatatatatatatatatatatatatatatatatatatatatatatatatatgtatatatatatatatgtatatatatatatatatatatatatatgtatatatatatatatatatatatatatgtatatatatatctatatgtatatatatatatatatatatatatgtgtgtgtgtgtgtgtgtgtgtgtgtgtgtgtgtgtgtgtgtgtgtgtgtgtgtgtgtgtgtgtgtgtgtgtgtgtgtgtgtgtatatatatatatatatttatatatatatatatatatatatatatatatatatatatatatatatatatatatatatatatatatatatatatgtatgtatgtatgtatatatatatatatatatatatatatatatatatatatatatatatatatatatatatatatatatatatatgtatgtatgtatgtatatatatatatatatatatatatatatatatatatatatatatatgtagtatgtatatatatatatatatatatatatatatatatatatatatatatatatatatatatatatatatatatatatacatatatatatatatatatatacatatatatatatatatatgtatatatatatatatgtatatatatatatatatatatatacatatatatatatgtatatatatatatatatatatatatatatatatatatatatatatatatgtatatatatatatatatatgtatatatatatatatatgtatatatatatatatatatatatatatatatatatatatatatatatatgtatatatatatatatatatatatatatatatatatatatatatatatatatgtatatatatatatatatatatatatgtatgtatatatatatatatatatatatatatatatgtatgtatatatatatgaatatatatatatatatatatatatatatatatatatatatatatatatatatgtatgtatatatatatatatatatatatatatatatatatataaatatatatatatatatatatatatatatatatatgtatgtatatatatatatatatatatatatatatatatatatataaatatatatatatatatatatatatatatatatatatatatatatgtatatatatatatatatatatatatatatatatatgtatatatatatatatatatatatatatatatatatatatatatatatatatatatgtatatatatatatatatatatatatatatatatatatatatgtatatatatatatatgtatatatatatatatatatgtatatatatatatatatatatatatatatatatatatatatatatatatatgtatatatatatatatatatatatatatatatatatatatatgtatatatatatatatatatatatatatatatatatatatatatatatgtatgtatatatatatgaatatatatatatatatatatatatatatatatatatatatatgtatgtatgtatatatatatatatatatatatatatatatataatatatatatatatatatatatatatatatatatatgtatgtatatatatatatatatatatatatatatatatatatatatatatatatatataaatatatatatatatatatatatatagatatttatatatatatatatatatatatatatatatatatatatatatatatatatgtatatatatatatatatatatatatatatatacatatatatatatatatatatatatatatatatatatatatatatatacatatattatatatatatatatatatatatatatatatatatatatatatatatatatatatatatatatatacatatatatatatatatacatatatatatatatatatacatatatatatatatatacatatatatatatatatatatatatatatatatatatatatatatatatttatacatatatatatatatatacatatatatatatatatatacatatatatatatatatatatatatatatatatatatatatatatatatatatatacatatatatatatatatatatatatatatatatatatatatatatatatgtatatatatatatatatatatatatatatatacatatatatatatatatatatatatatatatatatatatatatatatatgtatatataaatatatatatatatatatatatatatatatatgtatatatatatatatatatatatatatatatatatatatatgtatatatatatatatatatgtatatatatatatatatatatatatatatatatatgtatatatatatatatatatgtatatatatatatatatatatatatatatatatatatatatatatatatatgtgtgtgagtgtgtgtgtgtgtatctatatatatgtatgtatgtgtatatatatatatatatatatatatatatataaatatatatatatatatatatatatatatatatatatatatatatatgtatatatatatatatatatatgtatatatatatatatatatatatatatatatatatatatatatatatatatatatatttgtatgtatatatatatatatatatatatatatatatatatatatatatatatatatatatatatatatatgtatgtatatatatatatatatatatatatatatatatataatatatatatatatatatatatatatatatgtatgtatatatatatatgtatgtatgtatatatatatatgtatgtatatatatatatatatatatatataatatatatatatatatatatatatatatatatatatatatatatatatatatatatatatatatatatatatatatatatatatatatatatgtatgtatatatatatatatgtatatatatatatatatatatatatatatatatatatatatatatatatatataaatatatatatatatatatatatatatatatatatatatatatatacatatatctatatatatatatatatagatatacatatacatatatatatatatatatatatatatatatatatatatatatatatatatatatgtatatatatatatgtatatatatatatatatatatatatatataaatatatatatatatatgtgtatatatatatatatatatatatatatatatatatatatatatatatatatatatatatatatatatatatgcatatatatatgtatatatatatatatataatatatatatatatatatatatatatatatatatatatatatatatatatatatgtatatgtatatgtatatatatatatatatatatatatatatatatatatatatatatatatatatatatatatatatatatatatatatgtatatgtatatgtatttatatatatgtatatgtatatgtatatatatatatatatatatatatatatatatatatatatatatatatatatatatatatatatatgtatatgtatatatatatatatatatgtatatgtatatatatatatatatgtatatgtatatatatatatatatatatatatatatatatatatatatgtatatatatatatatatatatatatatatatatatatatatatatatatatatatatatatatatatatgtatgtatatatatatatatatgtatatatatatatatatatgtatatatataatatatatatgtaatatatatatataatatatgtatatatatatatatatatatatatgtatatatatatatataaatatatatatatatataatatatgtatatatcatatatactatatatatttgagAATTGGGAAATATATAAAGAGCCGATACGGAAAGACACCACACTGAATCCAGGTCACGCCGCTTCttccggcataaaaaacccccaATTAGAGGGAAAAAGCCATGAGAAAAGGGTAAACTCGAATACAGTCCACCTAGAACAGCATAGGGGTGGGCTATGCACAATCCTTTAGCCTCCTTGCTACACTTAATCCCGATCCTGATGGGCTATAActacaccttacacaccatttCCTAGTTGTATGTTCCATTCGCTATACAATATTACACCTACATCAAAAAAAGAAGAGAGTTTATATTATATGTTACATCATCGGAAGACCATCCAGGGAATCCCATCATTTCTTTAGCCCATATTCCAATTCTGATTTTCAGTGAGTAGATAAAATTGTTTGCATTTGGATCTCCATTCtcgaattttattttgttcctCTGGTACCATAGTGACCATATGACGCAGCCTTGGATAAGTCCCCATAGCTTCCGATATTTCCTATTCTTCACCAGACCCAACCATTCAAGGCAGAATCTTCTACACTGATTTTGTAGAGCCCCGGAGATACCCCACCATTCTAGCATATTCATCCAAACTCTCCAAGAGATTGTACATGAAAACAGGACGTGGGAGTTTGATTCTGTTTGTAGGTTACATAAGGGGCATAAGGCCCGTTGAGCTTCAATAATCCCCTTTTCTACTAGAAAGTCTCCAGTGTTGAGTTTCTCCAAGTTTGCCAACCAAACATACAACTGTGCTCTTGGAGGGATGAATTTCTGCCATACAACATAGGATATAGCTTTGGGTAAGGTTGGGGTAGACTGTTCACACAAAGTTGCGGTAATACTCTTTACAGGATAGCTCAAGTTACCAGTGTGTCTCCATACCACGCCATCCTCTAAATCTCGGCTCGGCTTTTTCTGCTCGATGTGGCCTTTGAGGTTTGAGATATCTTCGATTTCCCAATCGTATAGCGCTCTACGCCATATTAGATGCCAAGTCCAAGATCCTTCCTGCCAATCCCCCATCTGACTTATAAGGAGattttttttgtagggatatcgAGTACAACCTTGGGAAAAACCTTTTCAACGTCCCGGCTTCACACCACCTATCTTGCCAAAAGCTAACGTAGTTGCCGTTACCAACTGACTAGCATACCCTCCTCAATGATGGATCTAATTCTGGACGAGACGATATCCTTACTCATCAATTGAGCCCATGTACCATCTGCTACTTTGCTAAAAGCGTCGGATGAGGCTTTTAGGCCTTTGATTTCATGCACCGATTTTAGAATTTTCTTCCACAGAGCCTGATCAGATTCCGAGAAACGCCACCACCATTTGAACAACAAGATTAGATTTTTGTGCATCATATTACCCACTCCAAGACCGCCCAACTCTTTTGGAAGTTGGATGTCCGCCCATTTGATCCTAGGGCATCCCTTTCTGTCTCCGGATGGCCCACCCCAAAAGAAGTTTCTTTGTATGGACACTATTCTCGAGGCAACAGCTTTTGGCTTTTTAAACATACTCATATAATAGATAGGGAGGTTGTTGAGGACACTTTTGATGAGAGTCAAACGCCCTGCTCGAGATAATGTCTTTGCTTTCCATGTGGCCAGCCTACTTTGGATTTTGTACATCACTGGTTTCCATGCAGAACATTTATTCATATGGTCACCAAGGGGAAAACCGAGATATGTGAAGGGACATGTTGAGTGACGGCATCCCACCTGACTGGCAATGTGCTTTGCCCATTCATGATTATCCGGGCTCCATGATATGAAACTTGACTTGCTGTAGTTCAGAGTCAGACCGGACATGATAGCAAAAACATCCAGGATTCTGAAGTAATTTGTAATGCACAAGGTATTTTGAGGAGCAAAAATAAGCATGTCGTCAGCAAATTGGAGGTGTTTTAGGCTTACCTTCTCTTTCCCAATATGGACAGCCTGAATCATATTCATGTCTTCAGCTTTCTTTAGGAGGCACACTAGAGCTTCACTGACGAGGATAAACAGGTATGGTGATAGTGGATCACCTTGTCTCAATCCTCTTTCCATCTTGAAAGGTTTGAGGGGGGACCCATTTAGAAGGATAGACATCGATGCCGAGGTGACACAGTTCATAATCCATCTAATCCATGTCCTACCAAAACCTAGTTTTTCCATAACGAGCTTCAAGAAATTCCAGTTTACCGAATCATACGCCTTTTGGAAATCTAGTTTTATCAGCGTACCAGGAATCTTCCTCTTTTTCAGCCATCTTAAGGATTCATTTGCGATAAGGACACCATTAAGAATCTGTCTGTTCATCACAAAGGCGCTTTGAGATTCATCAATGAGCTGGCCGATCACTTTCCTGAGTCGAGAGGATAGGATTTTGGATATAATTTTGTAGAGGGCGCCCACCATGCTTATCGGTCTGTATTCTTCGATGGACGAAGGATTTTCATTTTTGGGGATCAGGGTAACCCAGGTGACATTTATGTCCCTCACAGAGGTGCCTGTAACAAAGAATTCCAGcacaaattcatatatatccTCCTTGATAGTATCCCACATTTCCCTAATAAACTTGAAATTGTAGCCGTCGAACCCCGGAGCTTTGTCGACGCCACATGCCCATACTGCCTGCTTCACTTCTTCAGTGGATGGGATTATTTCCAGGGATTCTGCTTGTGCTGCTGAAATTTTCGGGTGATTATCCAAGCAGAAATCAAACTGCGGCANNNNNNNNNNNNNNNNNNNNNNNNNNNNNNNNNNNNNNNNNNNNNNNNNNNNNNNNNNNNNNNNNNNNNNNNNNNNNNNNNNNNNNNNNNNNNNNNNNNNaatatatatatactatatatttatatatatatatacatatatatatatatatatatatactatactatatatataaataaatacatataaatatatatactatatactactatatatatatatactatataaatatcatatatatatacatatatagtatagtatatatatatgtataatatatatataaataggtatatatatataatatagtaatatatatatatattacatatacatatatatagtatatatatatatatatatacctatactatatatcatatatatatatatatatataatatatatatatatatatatatatatatactatattatatatatatatatatataatatatatatacatatatatatatattataatatatatatatatatatatatatatatatatataattatatatatatatatatatatatatataactatatacatatatatatatatatatatatatatattatatatactatatatatatatactatatatatatatactatatatatatactatatatatatatatcatatatatatatatatatatatatatatatatcatatatatatatatatatatatatatatatatatatatatatatatatatatatatatatatatatatat
This genomic window contains:
- the LOC130810754 gene encoding uncharacterized protein LOC130810754, translated to MGDWQEGSWTWHLIWRRALYDWEIEDISNLKGHIEQKKPSRDLEDGVVWRHTGNLSYPVKSITATLCEQSTPTLPKAISYVVWQKFIPPRAQLYVWLANLEKLNTGDFLVEKGIIEAQRALCPLCNLQTESNSHVLFSCTISWRVWMNMLEWWGISGALQNQCRRFCLEWLGLVKNRKYRKLWGLIQGCVIWSLWYQRNKIKFENGDPNANNFIYSLKIRIGIWAKEMMGFPGWSSDDVTYNINSLLFLM